The following are encoded together in the Leuconostoc mesenteroides subsp. mesenteroides ATCC 8293 genome:
- a CDS encoding MFS transporter: protein MEEKLFNKGFLTITIINFIVYLVYYLMMVIIAVVAHNQLHASFGQAGLASGIYIIGTLIARLIVGKELELIGRKKIVRWGAILYLITTIAYLFVPTVAILDAVRLFNGFAYGMTSTALNAIVTEFIPEKRKGEGINYYGLSTSLAAAIGPFIGLLLLNATSFRFIVILSVILIGISMVALFAIKINNVTLSPEHLSELKSWKVSSFIEFKVLLIAGVGFLMGLSYSSVLSFLASYAETLNLVSISSFFFVVYAGIVTLTRPMSGRIFDRFGENYVMYPSYFFLALGLVVLALTHNGFTLLLSGAFIGLGYGTFMSNGQAVSLKLVSSHRVGIALSTYFIGLDLGLGVGPYALGALHAVLTFRELYLVSAVIPVISAILYLVFYHPDRIKKNVATIPSEELA from the coding sequence ATGGAAGAAAAATTATTTAATAAAGGCTTTTTAACAATTACTATTATTAACTTTATCGTGTACTTAGTGTATTATCTGATGATGGTTATAATTGCTGTTGTTGCACACAATCAACTACATGCTTCGTTTGGGCAAGCGGGATTGGCCTCTGGGATTTATATCATAGGAACGTTAATAGCTCGGCTAATAGTTGGAAAAGAGTTAGAACTAATCGGACGGAAAAAGATTGTTCGATGGGGCGCTATTCTATATTTAATTACAACAATTGCTTACTTATTTGTACCAACAGTCGCTATATTAGATGCGGTACGTCTCTTTAATGGTTTTGCGTACGGAATGACTTCAACAGCCCTAAATGCTATTGTGACCGAATTTATTCCTGAGAAACGCAAAGGAGAGGGTATAAATTATTATGGGTTGAGTACAAGCTTAGCTGCGGCTATTGGCCCCTTCATTGGTTTATTGTTATTGAATGCAACTAGTTTTCGATTTATCGTGATATTATCGGTTATCTTAATTGGAATTTCAATGGTTGCATTGTTTGCAATTAAAATTAACAATGTGACGCTTTCACCAGAACATTTATCCGAATTGAAGTCTTGGAAGGTTTCTAGTTTCATTGAATTTAAAGTATTATTAATTGCTGGTGTAGGATTTTTGATGGGCTTGTCTTATTCGTCAGTACTATCATTTTTGGCTTCATATGCGGAAACTTTGAACTTGGTTTCAATTAGTTCATTCTTTTTCGTAGTCTATGCCGGTATTGTAACATTGACAAGGCCAATGTCAGGACGTATTTTTGATCGCTTTGGTGAAAATTACGTTATGTATCCGAGCTACTTTTTCTTAGCTCTTGGTTTAGTTGTTTTGGCATTGACTCATAATGGATTTACTTTGTTATTGTCCGGCGCATTCATTGGTTTAGGATATGGAACATTCATGTCAAATGGTCAAGCGGTTTCCTTAAAGTTAGTTTCGAGTCATCGTGTCGGTATTGCTTTATCAACATACTTCATCGGCTTGGACTTGGGGTTAGGTGTCGGACCATACGCTCTTGGTGCTTTACACGCCGTGTTGACATTCCGTGAACTGTATTTGGTTTCAGCTGTTATTCCCGTGATTTCAGCAATACTTTATCTGGTATTTTATCATCCAGATCGCATCAAAAAAAATGTAGCAACCATTCCTAGCGAGGAATTAGCTTAA
- a CDS encoding TIGR01457 family HAD-type hydrolase, with amino-acid sequence MSKYKAYFIDLDGTIYQGNKKMPSGKRFIDRLKAANIPYLFVTNNSTKNPEDVADNLTKNHDIETSADQVYTSSMATADFLKTIASPDKKRVYIIGESGLRDALINADFTITSDENADFVVAGLDRAFNYEKLTTATLAIQQGAQFIATNRDTNLPNERGMLPGAGSLISAIQTATQVEPTVIAKPEIPIMDGALNKLHINQQDVVMVGDNYNTDILAGINSQIDTLLVYSGVSTPKQISQMVQKPTHEVETLDNWTI; translated from the coding sequence ATGTCAAAATATAAAGCTTACTTCATCGACCTAGATGGCACAATATATCAAGGTAACAAAAAGATGCCTTCTGGAAAACGTTTCATTGATCGACTAAAGGCAGCTAATATTCCTTACCTATTTGTAACCAATAATTCAACCAAAAACCCAGAAGACGTGGCTGATAACTTAACCAAAAACCATGATATTGAAACATCGGCCGACCAAGTTTATACTAGCTCAATGGCAACAGCCGATTTTCTTAAAACGATTGCTTCACCTGACAAAAAAAGAGTATATATAATAGGCGAATCTGGTCTACGGGATGCATTAATAAATGCTGATTTTACAATAACTAGTGACGAAAATGCTGATTTTGTTGTTGCCGGACTAGATCGAGCATTCAACTATGAAAAGCTCACTACCGCTACATTAGCAATCCAACAAGGTGCACAGTTTATTGCAACAAATCGTGATACTAATTTACCCAATGAACGTGGCATGTTACCTGGAGCTGGTTCATTAATTTCTGCCATCCAAACTGCAACACAGGTTGAGCCAACTGTGATAGCTAAACCAGAAATACCCATTATGGATGGTGCGTTAAACAAGCTTCATATTAATCAACAAGATGTTGTTATGGTTGGTGATAATTACAATACTGACATTCTTGCCGGCATTAATTCACAAATTGACACATTACTCGTATATTCAGGCGTTTCTACACCTAAGCAAATTTCTCAGATGGTTCAAAAGCCAACCCATGAAGTTGAAACTTTAGACAATTGGACAATTTAA
- a CDS encoding DUF6681 family protein, whose amino-acid sequence MLTVLDLINHYLGYFTTNSKTKGRIYTVVGAGGVWYLLYLAYRFFVNGRWLRGALIAAVFLLLLYFVILNIIYYFTKHTSKWDVSPRIEKLLGGPHEEKSERESETVIMPANGLYSRQNVMSGTVVSDAQQQANLDTLALEMRQLDLIANDYGHLGEQAQRQIIAQQGVIYANHPGTLLPYFAMRENNGTLQIFGGINQLQARELGNVSMVGLTPTAQALTNYRLAIASVVLIGGPSHLATRSELVDDVQPYKIKIEIAYDHI is encoded by the coding sequence ATGCTGACAGTTCTTGATTTAATTAATCATTATCTCGGATATTTTACGACAAATTCAAAAACCAAGGGTCGCATATATACTGTTGTTGGGGCCGGGGGTGTTTGGTATCTACTTTATTTAGCCTATCGTTTTTTTGTGAATGGTCGTTGGTTGCGTGGTGCATTAATTGCTGCAGTATTCTTACTATTACTTTACTTCGTCATTTTGAATATAATATATTATTTTACGAAGCATACGAGTAAGTGGGATGTTTCACCTAGGATTGAGAAATTATTAGGGGGACCTCATGAGGAAAAGAGTGAACGTGAATCGGAGACGGTTATCATGCCGGCTAATGGACTATACAGTCGACAGAATGTTATGTCAGGCACAGTGGTAAGTGACGCGCAGCAACAAGCCAATCTAGACACGCTTGCATTAGAGATGCGACAACTTGATCTAATAGCAAATGATTACGGGCATCTTGGTGAACAAGCACAACGACAAATTATTGCGCAACAAGGAGTAATTTACGCCAACCATCCTGGGACTTTGTTACCTTATTTTGCAATGCGTGAAAATAATGGTACGCTACAAATATTCGGCGGCATTAACCAATTACAAGCTCGAGAATTGGGTAATGTTTCTATGGTTGGTCTAACACCTACGGCTCAAGCATTGACTAATTATCGCTTGGCAATAGCCTCAGTAGTTCTTATAGGAGGGCCAAGTCATTTAGCGACACGGAGTGAGTTAGTTGATGACGTGCAGCCCTACAAAATAAAAATAGAAATAGCTTATGATCATATATAA
- a CDS encoding GNAT family N-acetyltransferase, translated as MKIQIKHEQGLGPIHEDALAIRKAVFIVEQGVDIKDELNDQAAEENAIHIVIYVDNKLAATARVLAESDDTWHIQRVATLFPLRGQGLGRKLMEYIETLAPSYGIQNLVLGAQVQARGFYESLGFAAIGATFFEAGIQHIHMKKEL; from the coding sequence ATGAAAATACAGATTAAACATGAACAAGGCCTCGGACCTATCCACGAAGATGCCCTAGCAATACGTAAAGCAGTTTTTATTGTTGAGCAAGGGGTTGACATTAAAGATGAATTGAATGATCAAGCTGCTGAAGAGAATGCTATCCATATCGTTATTTATGTTGATAACAAACTTGCAGCCACTGCTCGTGTATTAGCAGAATCAGATGATACTTGGCACATACAACGTGTCGCTACATTATTTCCTCTTCGTGGACAGGGGTTAGGTAGAAAACTTATGGAATACATTGAAACCCTAGCACCATCTTATGGTATTCAAAATCTTGTCCTTGGTGCTCAAGTTCAGGCCCGGGGATTTTATGAATCACTCGGCTTTGCAGCGATTGGAGCGACTTTCTTTGAAGCTGGAATACAACATATACATATGAAAAAAGAGCTATAA